From one Phocaeicola salanitronis DSM 18170 genomic stretch:
- a CDS encoding LOG family protein, whose protein sequence is MSEIKNICVYCASSPQIAPVYFEAAERLGYLLAEKGINLIDGAGKVGLMGCLNNTVLAAGGTVTGVIPRFMVERGWHHSGLTQLMETETMHERKELMAKMSDAVIALPGGCGTMEELLEIITWKQLGIYDKPIVILNTCGFYNPLIEMLEKAIGQHFMRREHEALWEIAFTPDEAVNLCCTIPLWNKEIRKFAEV, encoded by the coding sequence ATGAGTGAAATAAAGAATATCTGTGTATATTGCGCATCCAGCCCGCAAATTGCTCCGGTTTATTTTGAAGCTGCCGAAAGGCTGGGATATCTTTTGGCGGAAAAAGGGATAAACTTGATTGACGGGGCAGGTAAGGTAGGGTTGATGGGGTGCCTTAACAATACAGTCCTTGCCGCAGGCGGTACGGTAACGGGCGTTATTCCCCGGTTTATGGTAGAGCGGGGCTGGCATCATTCCGGTTTGACACAGTTGATGGAGACTGAAACGATGCACGAGCGCAAGGAGTTGATGGCAAAGATGTCGGATGCAGTCATTGCGCTTCCGGGTGGATGCGGCACCATGGAAGAATTGCTGGAAATCATTACCTGGAAGCAATTGGGAATTTACGATAAACCGATTGTGATATTGAATACATGCGGTTTTTATAATCCCTTGATTGAGATGCTGGAAAAAGCGATTGGCCAACATTTCATGCGTCGGGAACACGAAGCTTTGTGGGAAATAGCTTTTACTCCCGATGAGGCCGTAAATTTGTGCTGTACAATTCCGCTTTGGAACAAAGAAATCCGTAAATTTGCAGAAGTGTAA
- a CDS encoding DUF4271 domain-containing protein yields MNETCPVGFEYIVEKVYEQELLLDSALARSMQTASGAGMRGEPLPYQFRSEWSVTCLLLLCFLLFSYALKNGRKYIFQHLKSLFQHKERNSLFDDTSGSSNGAVIILPLLSCIFYGLFFYCYSVEKFPALFYVTPHEAMIGIYILIAFFYLLLKWGSYTFVNWIFFEKEGSRAWIQAYFDTLSGQCFLLFPVILLIIYYNLWFHIGSIFILFILIFAKILLYYKGFLNFFSQSYGFLHFILYFCALEMVPLLLLAKGILYINQIVILNF; encoded by the coding sequence ATGAACGAGACTTGTCCCGTCGGATTCGAATACATCGTAGAAAAGGTATACGAGCAGGAGTTGCTGCTCGACAGTGCTTTGGCAAGAAGCATGCAGACGGCTTCCGGTGCCGGTATGCGGGGCGAGCCTTTGCCCTATCAGTTTCGTTCCGAATGGTCGGTCACATGTTTGCTTTTACTCTGTTTCCTTCTTTTCTCATACGCGTTGAAAAACGGAAGGAAATATATCTTTCAACACCTCAAAAGCCTGTTCCAACATAAAGAACGCAACAGCTTGTTTGACGATACTTCCGGTTCGAGCAATGGAGCTGTGATTATATTGCCCTTGCTTTCCTGTATTTTTTATGGGCTTTTTTTCTATTGCTATTCGGTGGAGAAGTTTCCTGCATTGTTTTATGTTACCCCTCATGAAGCGATGATAGGCATCTATATATTGATTGCTTTTTTTTATTTGTTGCTGAAGTGGGGAAGCTATACTTTCGTCAATTGGATATTCTTCGAAAAAGAAGGAAGCCGTGCGTGGATTCAGGCTTATTTTGATACGTTAAGCGGTCAATGCTTTTTACTTTTCCCGGTTATTTTGCTTATTATCTATTACAATCTTTGGTTTCATATTGGCAGTATTTTTATACTATTTATTCTGATTTTCGCTAAAATATTGTTATATTATAAGGGCTTTCTAAACTTTTTCAGTCAAAGTTATGGTTTTCTTCATTTTATTCTGTACTTTTGTGCCCTCGAAATGGTACCCCTTCTGCTATTGGCAAAAGGAATCCTCTATATAAACCAGATTGTGATTTTAAATTTTTAG
- a CDS encoding uroporphyrinogen-III synthase translates to MAEKYGVKIDFRPFIKVESLSAKEFRQQKISILDHTAVVFTSRHAIDHFFNLCTELRVTVPETMKYFCTSETIALYIQKYVQYRKRKVFFGATGKFVDLLPAIIKHGTEKYLIPMSDVHNDEVKDLLDKHHIQHTEAVMYRTVSNDFTPEEKFDYDMLIFFSPAGIQSLMKNFPKFEQKDIAIGSFGPTTAKAVKDAGLRLDLEAPTVAAPSMPAALDMFIREHNK, encoded by the coding sequence ATTGCTGAGAAGTATGGAGTGAAAATAGATTTTCGCCCCTTTATAAAAGTTGAGAGTTTGTCGGCAAAGGAATTTAGACAACAGAAGATTTCTATTCTGGATCATACTGCCGTTGTGTTTACTTCGCGCCACGCTATTGATCACTTCTTTAATTTGTGTACAGAGCTTCGCGTAACGGTTCCGGAAACCATGAAATATTTCTGTACGTCGGAAACCATTGCTTTGTATATTCAGAAATATGTGCAATATCGTAAGCGGAAAGTATTCTTCGGCGCTACAGGCAAGTTTGTGGATTTGTTGCCTGCCATCATTAAGCACGGTACGGAAAAGTATTTGATACCGATGTCGGATGTACATAATGATGAAGTGAAGGATTTGTTGGACAAGCATCACATCCAGCATACCGAAGCGGTGATGTACCGTACGGTGAGCAATGATTTCACGCCGGAAGAGAAGTTCGATTACGATATGCTGATTTTCTTCAGCCCGGCGGGAATCCAATCATTGATGAAGAACTTCCCCAAGTTCGAACAGAAGGATATCGCCATCGGAAGTTTCGGTCCGACTACGGCAAAGGCGGTAAAAGATGCAGGATTGCGTCTGGATTTGGAAGCTCCTACGGTAGCCGCTCCTTCGATGCCTGCCGCATTGGATATGTTTATCCGCGAACATAATAAATAA
- the rnpA gene encoding ribonuclease P protein component, producing MEEPVKNTFPKKEHLSSLLLIGKLFAGGSKSLAVFPLRAVYMPVENAGLPAVSVLISVSKKRFKRAVKRNRVKRQIREAYRKNKSLLTDALEAKGKKLAIAFIWLDDELHASPEVEEKVKKLLQLIAERVG from the coding sequence ATGGAAGAACCGGTAAAAAACACTTTCCCGAAAAAGGAACATTTAAGCAGTTTGCTATTGATTGGCAAATTGTTTGCAGGAGGCAGCAAGTCATTGGCTGTTTTCCCTTTGCGTGCTGTTTATATGCCGGTGGAAAATGCAGGCCTTCCTGCGGTCTCTGTCTTGATTAGTGTCTCTAAAAAGCGTTTCAAGCGTGCGGTAAAGCGCAATCGGGTGAAACGGCAAATCAGGGAAGCCTACCGTAAAAACAAGTCTCTGCTGACAGATGCTTTAGAAGCAAAAGGCAAGAAACTTGCGATCGCTTTCATTTGGCTCGATGATGAGCTTCATGCTTCTCCGGAAGTAGAGGAAAAAGTGAAAAAATTGCTCCAGCTGATAGCGGAGCGTGTCGGATGA
- the yidD gene encoding membrane protein insertion efficiency factor YidD, whose translation MKKILSFLLLLPIYFYRNCISPFTPPSCRFTPTCSEYAVQAIKKHGPFKGLYLAIRRLLRCHPWGGSGYDPVP comes from the coding sequence ATGAAAAAGATACTTTCGTTTTTGCTTTTACTTCCCATTTATTTTTATCGGAACTGCATTTCTCCCTTTACGCCTCCATCGTGCCGGTTTACACCCACATGTTCGGAATATGCCGTTCAGGCAATAAAGAAACACGGTCCGTTCAAAGGGCTTTACCTTGCCATACGCCGCCTGTTGCGGTGCCATCCGTGGGGAGGTTCGGGATACGATCCTGTTCCTTAG
- a CDS encoding TatD family hydrolase: MMCFDVHTHHLSASPSEAIFNADSKYIPLPDEAMWLSVGIHPWHLTSENYPMQLRWIESVLGKDKRVIALGEAGLDKCCHAPFSLQEEAFRMIVSLSEHYRLPLVIHAVKVYNELIALKKEIHPSQPWIVHGFRGKKELAQSLVRQGFYLSFGEHYHADALRYMPEGTFLLETDESRVPICTLYHRAAEIRGIHPDLLADNVSRTVNSLFFNR, from the coding sequence ATGATGTGTTTTGATGTCCATACTCATCACTTATCTGCATCTCCTTCCGAAGCTATATTCAATGCCGATAGCAAGTATATTCCCTTACCCGATGAAGCTATGTGGCTTTCGGTGGGGATACATCCGTGGCATCTTACTTCCGAGAATTATCCGATGCAGCTCCGGTGGATAGAATCTGTGTTGGGAAAAGACAAGCGGGTGATTGCTTTGGGAGAAGCGGGGCTTGATAAGTGTTGCCATGCGCCTTTTTCCTTGCAAGAGGAAGCTTTCCGCATGATAGTTTCTCTTTCCGAACACTACCGCCTGCCTCTGGTTATCCATGCCGTAAAGGTTTATAATGAATTGATTGCCTTGAAAAAAGAAATTCATCCTTCCCAGCCTTGGATTGTCCACGGCTTTCGGGGGAAAAAGGAACTGGCGCAGAGTCTCGTAAGGCAAGGGTTTTACCTCTCTTTCGGCGAACATTATCACGCGGATGCATTGCGGTATATGCCTGAAGGAACCTTCTTGCTGGAAACCGATGAGAGCCGTGTGCCTATCTGTACCTTATACCATAGGGCGGCAGAGATACGTGGAATCCATCCGGATTTATTGGCGGATAATGTCAGCCGGACGGTTAACTCGCTCTTTTTTAACCGGTAA
- the tyrS gene encoding tyrosine--tRNA ligase, whose amino-acid sequence MNFVEELKWRGMVHNMMPGTEELLEKEMVTAYLGIDPTADSLHIGHLCGVMMLRHFQRCGHKPLALVGGATGMIGDPSGKSQERNLLDEETLRHNQECIKKQLGKFLDFESDAPNRAELVNNYDWMKDFTFLDFARTVGKHITVNYMMAKDSVQKRLNGEARDGLSFTEFTYQLLQGYDFLHLYETRGCKLQLGGSDQWGNITTGAELIRRTNGGEVFALTCPLVTKADGTKFGKTESGNVWLDARYTSPYKFYQFWLNVSDEDAERYIKIFTSLTKEEIDALIAEHKEAPHLRVLQKRLAREVTVMVHSEEDYNAAVEASGILFGNATSDALKRLDEDTLLSVFEGVPQFEVAKSEIEAGIKAVDLFVEKAAIFPSKGEMRKMTQGGGVSLNKEKLTAFDQVITADDLLDEKYLLVQRGKKNYYLIIAK is encoded by the coding sequence ATGAATTTTGTAGAAGAATTAAAATGGCGCGGAATGGTGCATAACATGATGCCGGGCACAGAAGAATTGTTGGAAAAAGAAATGGTAACGGCTTACTTGGGTATCGACCCTACTGCCGACTCCTTGCATATCGGACACTTGTGTGGTGTAATGATGTTGCGGCATTTCCAGCGTTGCGGACACAAGCCTTTGGCTTTGGTGGGCGGAGCTACAGGTATGATTGGCGACCCTTCCGGCAAATCGCAGGAGCGGAATCTGCTGGATGAAGAAACCTTGCGCCATAACCAAGAGTGCATCAAGAAGCAGTTGGGCAAATTTCTCGACTTCGAGTCGGATGCCCCGAACCGTGCAGAACTGGTGAACAATTACGATTGGATGAAAGACTTTACTTTCCTTGACTTCGCCCGTACCGTAGGCAAGCACATCACCGTCAACTATATGATGGCGAAAGATTCTGTACAGAAACGCTTGAACGGCGAAGCACGCGACGGACTTTCATTTACCGAGTTCACCTATCAGTTGCTCCAGGGATATGACTTTTTGCATTTATATGAAACCCGCGGATGCAAGCTCCAATTAGGCGGAAGCGATCAGTGGGGGAACATCACTACGGGTGCCGAATTGATTCGCCGTACCAATGGGGGAGAAGTGTTCGCCCTTACCTGTCCGCTGGTGACGAAAGCCGACGGCACGAAGTTCGGCAAGACCGAAAGCGGAAACGTATGGTTGGATGCACGTTATACCTCTCCTTATAAATTCTACCAGTTCTGGCTGAACGTGAGCGATGAAGATGCCGAACGCTACATCAAGATATTCACTTCGCTTACGAAAGAAGAAATCGATGCGTTGATTGCCGAACACAAGGAAGCTCCACACTTGCGTGTGCTCCAGAAACGTTTGGCACGAGAAGTTACCGTCATGGTACACTCTGAGGAAGATTATAATGCAGCGGTAGAAGCATCGGGCATTCTTTTCGGAAACGCCACTTCTGATGCCTTGAAGCGTCTGGACGAAGACACGTTGCTTTCCGTATTCGAAGGTGTGCCTCAGTTTGAGGTGGCTAAGAGCGAAATAGAAGCCGGCATCAAGGCTGTAGACTTGTTTGTGGAGAAAGCCGCTATTTTCCCCTCGAAAGGCGAGATGCGTAAGATGACGCAAGGCGGAGGCGTATCGCTGAACAAGGAAAAGCTTACCGCATTCGACCAAGTGATTACCGCCGATGATTTGCTGGATGAGAAATACTTGCTCGTTCAGCGCGGCAAGAAGAATTATTATTTGATTATCGCGAAGTAA
- a CDS encoding M3 family metallopeptidase, giving the protein MKINVCKRLMFAVCFAAGVAVYGQDATGHVNPFLSEFNTPYGVPPFEQITVADYREGFLKGMEEQKQEIDAIVNQRSMPDFENTIVALDRSGVMLNRVAYVFFGQSGCNTNAEMQALEQEMAPLLSAHSDDISLNKRLFQRVKEVYENRTKFNLDKEQAKLLEETYKSFVRSGANLSDADQQKLRALNEKISTLQITFEQNMLKETNAFKLVITDEKDLSGLPASLIAQAAETAKGMGEEGKWVFTLHNPSIMPFLQYADNRALRERIYKAYINRGNNGNDADNKQVVRDLITARLEKAKLMGYEDYASMVLEDRMAKNEKNVYDLLNQLWTPALAKAKEELADIKAEIKREGNDFEPEGWDWRYYFEKAKKHKYDMDENEIRPYLELNNVRDGAFYMAKRLYGITFRPLEYMPKPHPEAQVFECIDKDGKPLGILYFDFFPRASKSGGAWCGEYRPQSYDENGNKVVPVVTIVCNFTKPSAGEPALLSPDEATTLFHEFGHGLHSLFCDVHYTGVSGVPRDFVELPSQIDEHFTFEPEMLQVYAKHYKTGEVMPTELVEKYDKSSKYGQGFATVEYLAASLLDMDFHTLKSVPADMDVMEFEAKTLGDRGLLKQIPSRYRTTYFAHTMGGGYTAGYYSYIWAEVLDCDAFGAYVESGNLFDPEVASKFRKYVLTPGGIDDAMDMYVNFRGKGPDIKWLLEKRGLDTPAPLKQDKE; this is encoded by the coding sequence ATGAAGATAAATGTTTGTAAAAGACTGATGTTTGCCGTATGCTTTGCTGCAGGCGTGGCGGTTTACGGACAAGACGCAACGGGACATGTCAATCCGTTCCTGAGCGAGTTCAACACGCCTTACGGGGTTCCGCCGTTCGAACAGATTACGGTTGCGGATTACCGTGAAGGGTTCCTGAAAGGGATGGAAGAGCAGAAACAGGAAATCGATGCCATAGTAAACCAGCGCTCGATGCCCGATTTCGAAAATACCATTGTGGCGCTCGACCGTAGCGGAGTGATGCTGAACCGGGTAGCCTATGTATTCTTTGGGCAGAGCGGATGCAATACGAACGCCGAGATGCAGGCGTTGGAGCAGGAAATGGCTCCGTTGCTTTCGGCTCATAGCGATGACATTTCGCTGAACAAACGCTTGTTCCAGCGGGTGAAGGAAGTATATGAGAACCGTACGAAATTCAATCTCGATAAGGAACAGGCTAAGTTATTAGAGGAAACGTATAAAAGCTTTGTACGGAGCGGAGCCAACCTGAGCGATGCCGACCAGCAGAAGCTTCGGGCGTTGAACGAGAAGATTTCGACGCTTCAGATTACGTTCGAGCAAAACATGCTGAAAGAAACCAACGCTTTCAAGCTGGTCATTACAGACGAGAAAGACTTGAGCGGGCTGCCAGCCAGCCTGATAGCACAGGCCGCCGAGACCGCTAAGGGCATGGGTGAAGAAGGCAAATGGGTGTTTACCTTGCATAACCCCAGCATCATGCCTTTCTTGCAATATGCCGATAACCGTGCGTTGCGCGAGCGTATTTATAAGGCTTATATCAATCGGGGAAATAACGGGAACGATGCCGACAACAAGCAAGTGGTGCGCGACCTGATTACGGCACGTCTGGAAAAAGCCAAGCTGATGGGCTATGAAGACTATGCCTCGATGGTGTTGGAAGACCGTATGGCGAAGAACGAAAAGAACGTGTACGACCTGCTTAACCAGCTTTGGACACCTGCTCTTGCCAAGGCGAAGGAAGAGTTGGCTGATATCAAGGCGGAAATCAAGCGCGAGGGCAACGATTTTGAGCCGGAAGGCTGGGACTGGCGTTATTACTTCGAAAAAGCGAAAAAGCATAAATACGACATGGACGAGAACGAAATCCGTCCGTATCTGGAACTGAACAACGTGCGCGACGGTGCTTTCTATATGGCAAAACGCTTGTATGGCATTACGTTCCGTCCCTTGGAATACATGCCGAAGCCGCATCCCGAAGCGCAGGTGTTCGAGTGTATCGACAAGGACGGAAAGCCCTTGGGCATCCTTTATTTCGATTTCTTCCCACGTGCCAGCAAGAGCGGAGGCGCATGGTGCGGCGAATACCGTCCCCAGTCGTATGATGAGAACGGCAACAAGGTGGTGCCTGTAGTTACGATTGTATGCAATTTCACCAAGCCGTCGGCAGGTGAGCCTGCCCTTTTGAGCCCGGATGAAGCGACTACGCTTTTCCATGAGTTCGGACACGGGCTGCATTCGCTCTTTTGCGATGTGCACTATACAGGCGTGAGCGGTGTGCCCCGCGATTTCGTGGAGCTTCCTTCTCAAATCGATGAGCATTTCACCTTCGAGCCGGAAATGTTGCAGGTGTATGCGAAACATTACAAGACAGGCGAGGTCATGCCGACCGAACTGGTAGAGAAATACGACAAGAGCAGTAAGTACGGACAAGGTTTCGCTACGGTGGAATACCTTGCTGCATCGCTTCTGGATATGGATTTCCATACGCTGAAGTCGGTGCCTGCCGATATGGACGTGATGGAGTTCGAAGCCAAGACCTTGGGCGACCGTGGTTTGCTGAAGCAGATACCGTCGCGTTACCGCACTACCTATTTCGCGCATACCATGGGCGGGGGTTATACCGCCGGATATTATAGCTACATCTGGGCGGAAGTGCTCGATTGTGATGCGTTCGGAGCATACGTAGAGAGCGGAAACCTGTTCGACCCCGAAGTGGCAAGCAAGTTCCGCAAGTATGTCCTCACGCCGGGCGGCATTGATGACGCGATGGATATGTACGTCAATTTCCGCGGAAAAGGTCCCGATATCAAGTGGTTGCTCGAGAAACGTGGCTTGGATACTCCTGCGCCTTTGAAACAAGATAAGGAATAA
- a CDS encoding RNA polymerase sigma-70 factor: MPDISFSFIYTSYYKKAFSFAKSYVHDEAVAEDIASEALIALWEKMEITSVEEIAPLLFTILKHKALDWLKHEQVRMTAFETFADWQSRELSLRISSLEACSPDGIFSNEIGRIVRQTLYQLPEQTRQAFVLSRFKDKSNREIAEALGISVKGVEYHISKALKTLRVALKDYLPLLCFFYPHLRF, translated from the coding sequence ATGCCGGACATTTCGTTTTCGTTTATCTACACCTCTTACTATAAAAAGGCGTTCAGCTTTGCCAAGTCGTACGTCCACGATGAGGCGGTAGCAGAGGATATTGCTTCCGAGGCGCTGATAGCCTTGTGGGAGAAAATGGAGATAACGTCCGTTGAGGAGATTGCTCCCCTTTTATTTACTATTTTGAAGCACAAGGCGCTCGACTGGCTGAAGCACGAGCAGGTGAGGATGACAGCTTTCGAGACGTTTGCCGATTGGCAGAGCCGCGAGCTTTCCCTTCGCATCTCGAGCCTCGAAGCGTGTTCGCCCGACGGTATTTTTTCGAATGAAATCGGGCGTATCGTGCGTCAGACGCTCTATCAACTTCCCGAACAGACCCGCCAGGCATTTGTCTTGAGCCGCTTTAAGGACAAGTCGAACCGTGAGATAGCCGAAGCGTTGGGCATCTCGGTCAAGGGCGTGGAGTATCACATCTCGAAAGCATTGAAAACGCTTCGCGTAGCGTTGAAGGATTACCTTCCCTTGCTTTGCTTTTTCTACCCGCATTTGCGATTCTGA
- a CDS encoding FecR domain-containing protein has protein sequence MNTDLLQRYIAGDVTEAERKQVLEWIEESPEHLQAYRAQRKLYDITLWRTDISLDEPAPAKRFSWKKPVVEMLKIAAIFALVFVGSYYVWNKPEKPDALQSVYVPAGQRAELVLADGTKVWLNSRSRLTFPGSFGEDTRKVKLDGEGYFAVKSDAEHPFIVETNRYDVRALGTEFNVIAYPNDSIWETSLLKGKIDVLAQGVHVGLEPDTRLSLQGDKLVKGSIREMDYFRWREGLICFHDISLKDMMEKLELYYGVNIEVNNRNILRNHYTGKFRTGDGIEHVLRVLRLSNRFTYTKDDETNTITIN, from the coding sequence ATGAATACCGATTTATTACAACGATACATAGCCGGAGACGTAACGGAAGCCGAACGAAAGCAAGTGCTGGAGTGGATTGAAGAAAGTCCCGAACACTTGCAGGCGTACAGGGCGCAACGCAAGCTGTACGATATCACTTTGTGGCGTACGGACATTTCTCTGGACGAACCTGCTCCCGCAAAACGTTTCTCATGGAAGAAGCCGGTCGTGGAAATGCTGAAGATAGCGGCAATCTTTGCCTTGGTTTTCGTGGGCAGCTATTATGTGTGGAATAAGCCGGAGAAGCCCGATGCGCTCCAGTCTGTCTATGTGCCCGCAGGACAACGGGCTGAACTGGTGCTGGCGGACGGTACGAAAGTATGGCTCAATTCGCGGAGCCGCCTGACGTTCCCCGGTTCGTTCGGCGAGGATACCCGCAAGGTGAAACTGGACGGTGAAGGTTATTTTGCGGTCAAGTCGGATGCGGAACATCCGTTTATCGTAGAGACGAACCGTTACGATGTGCGTGCGTTGGGTACCGAGTTTAATGTGATAGCCTATCCGAACGACAGCATTTGGGAAACCTCGCTCTTGAAAGGCAAAATCGATGTACTGGCGCAAGGCGTTCATGTCGGATTGGAACCTGATACCCGGTTGAGCCTGCAAGGCGATAAGCTGGTGAAGGGAAGCATCAGGGAAATGGACTATTTCCGCTGGAGGGAAGGGCTGATTTGCTTTCACGACATTTCCCTGAAGGATATGATGGAGAAACTGGAATTGTATTACGGAGTAAACATCGAGGTGAACAACCGCAACATCCTCCGCAATCATTATACCGGCAAGTTCCGCACCGGAGACGGAATCGAGCACGTGCTTCGTGTCTTGAGGCTGAGCAACCGCTTCACGTATACGAAGGACGACGAGACCAATACGATTACAATCAATTAA